The DNA window CTCGGCATAACCTGATGGAGGAGTTGGCGAAGATCCGGCGCACCCTGGCGAAGCAGGATGAGTCAGCGCCCCACCTCACGCTTCTCGCGGTTGATGCGACGACCGGCTCGAATGCCCTCGAGCAGGCCAAGGTGTTTCACAAGGCATCACCCCTCGACGGCCTCATCGTCACGAAAATGGATGGCTCAGGGAAGGGCGGCATCATCGTGCCGATTTATGAGCAACTCAGAATCCCGCCCCGTTTCATCGGGACTGGTGAGGAGCCCGAACAGTTCGCTTTGTTCAACAAGGCGCGATTCCTTGAGGAGCTGATTTGAGCACGACCATCAGCGGTGCGGGCTGCCTCGGCGCCCTCGGGAACAGTCTGGAAGATCATCTCGACTCTTTGCGGAGTGGCCGGCCCGCCCTCCGTCCTCTCTCTGAACTCCCCGATTCTCCCGCCGGATTCGACGATCTGACCGCCGGATGGATCCGCCCCCGCTCCCTGCTGGTCCACCGGAAGTGGTCGCCGTCCAGCGCCGCAGCCCTCCACGTCGCCCGTGAAGCAGTGAACGCGGCCGGCTGGTCCTCTGACGATCTTGCGGAAACCGCCGTCTTCCTCGGCACCAGCCGGGGCGCTCTCGCCGGTTGGCTGGAACCGTGGCCCGGTCGCCGCGACTTCAACCTCCTCGCCGCCAGCAACTCACTCGCTTCGGAGCCGGCCGCAGCCGTGTCAGCCGAACTCGGGATTCGCGGGCCATGGCACGTGGTCTCCACAGGCTGCTGCGCCGGTCTCGACGCTCTCGCGACCGCCGAATTGTGGATCGAAGCAGGCAGGATTGAGCGGGCTCTCGTGATCGCGGTGGACCTCCCCCTTGTCGGCCCGATTCTCGACGCCTACCGGAGAACTGGACTCCTCGCTTCCGGTGACGGTCCCGGGATGCGGCCTGCCGAAGGTGCCGCCGCTGTCTGCATCGAGAAGGCCGGAGCTCAAGATCTCGCCCAGTTGCTGCAGTGCCATTCCATCTCGGACACCGAGGCATTGGTCTCTTCCGGACGAAGCCCCCATGCACTGCGCAAGCTCCTTCACTCGGCGAGCACCCAACATGGAGTTCCCGCCCTGTGTGTCGCCCACGCCAGCGGCACCGAACAGAACCGAAGCGTCGAGCGAGAAGCGATCGAATCCGAATTCGGCGCCTCGATGCCGGTTGTCGAGTTCAAGTCCCGCACCGGACACTGCATCGGCTCGAGCGGTTTGCTTGAGCTCGCCCTTGCCCAGACAGGCATGACAACCCCTCCGCTTCCCCCCGGCTCACTCGTCTTCAAAATCGCATCCGCACTCGGGGGCAAACACACCCTCGCCGCCATCTCCCTGCCATCATGAACGCGCTCTCGATCGATGTCTCCGTGGATGACCAGGAGCTCCGCCTTCTTCGGAATGGAGAACCAGTGCGTCGATGGCCGATTTCGACCGCAGCCAAAGGTGTCGGTTTCGAGGAGGGCAGCTATCGCACACCCACCGGCAATTTCGTGATATCGGATAAGATCGGAGACGGTGCTGATGCGGCCACCATCTTCAGAAGCCGCAAGCCCGATGGTGCGTGGGATGGTTCCCAACTCGATGCCGATCTGGTTCTTTCCCGGATCCTTTGGCTGGGCGGAACGGACCCGGCGAACGCGAATACCAAAGACCGATACATCTACATCCACGGCACGAATCATATTGATGACTTGGGACACCCGGCGAGTTGCGGCTGCGTCCGAATGTCGCCTGAGGCGGTGATCGAATTGTTCGATCTCGTGGATATCGGAACGAGGATACGTATTTTCCCTAAGACACGACCGAGCGGGAAACTTATCTTCTTCGACTGTGACTCAACCCTCTCGAGCATTGAGGGAATTGATGAATTGGCACGTGCCGGCGGTGATGAAGTCTTCCGCAAGGTCGAGTCACTCACCAACGCGGCGATGAATGGTGAGATACCGATTCATGAGGTGTTTCCAAAGCGAATGGAGATCATCCGCCCGAACCGCGACTTGTGCGATTCGGTGGCCCGCAAGTACATCGAAACCGAGACACCGGGCGTCCGTTCATTCATCAGTCAGTTGAAGGAGAGCGGCTGGACGCCGGTCATTCTCTCCGGAGGCTTCGCTCCACTCATTGAGCCTTTGGCCAAGGAGCTCGGAATCCGGCACATCGAGGCCGTACCCTTGTATTTCAGCACTGAAGGCGAATATTCAGGCTACGGATCGGGCTTCCCCACCACCCGCAACGGCGGCAAACCCGAGGTCATCGAGGCGTGGAAACAGGCGATGCTTCCGGAACGCACCATCATGGTCGGGGACGGGATTTCGGACATGGAATCCAAGACAGCAGTCGATCTGTTCATCGGCTATGGTGGAGTGGTGGAACGCGAACCGGTGAGGAAGGGAGCCGATCTCTGGATAACCGATTTCAATGCGGCTTCTCCGGGTGCCCTTGATGCCTTCGAGGCATAAGTACGGTCGCTCCGTAATATCAACTGGGCCGAAGGCAGGCGCAGCAACCGTTGAGGCGCTGTTCTGCCCTGCATTCACAACTCGATTATATCTTGCGCAAGACACTGACCCTCAGTATCCCGGCCTTCGCCATGAGCAGCAAAACGAAAAAGACCAACAAAGGGAAACGCTACACCGATCAGGAAAAGGCCGAGATCCTTGCCTACGTCGAAGAAGTGAATTCCGCCAAGGGACGCGGTGGCCAGAGCGCCGCATCGAAGAAATACAAGATCTCTCCGCTGACGATCTCCAGCTGGCTCAAGTCCGCTGGCGCCGCACCGAAAAAGAAGCGCGGCCGCAAGGCGAAAGCCGTCAAGGTTTCCGCAACCGGCGGCTCGATCGAGAAGAAGCTCGCGAAGCTTCAGAGTCTCCACAAGGAGATCGCCCGCACCGAGAGCACCCTTGCCAAACTCCAGTCGCAGTTCGAGAGCCTGAAGGCCTCGCTGTAACGTCCGAACCAGCCCGAATTACGGCACGCCCCGTCCTCCAACGAGGACCGGGGCGTTTTCATTGTCACCTACCCGAAGGCCAGAAGACATCGGTCTCGATGTCGAACCAGCCGACCTCCTCGCCATCGAAAACAAATCGGCCGAGGAAGGTCGTTCCGTCGAGCATCAGCGGCAACCAGTGGATGTCGTCACTCCACATGCGGTCGTAGGGAATGTCATCCAAGCGGCACCAGAGAGGCACTGCCTCGGGTGTTTCAACCGGCCGCCCTTCGAAGGAACCGGCAAGATAGACATGGCAAAGGATGTCCGGAACGTCGGACATCGCGAAATGGAGTTCTCCCATCTTCCGCGCACGCGGCACCCGGATTCCGAGTTCTTCCTCGGTTTCCCTCACCGCACATTCCAGAGGAGTCTCGCCGGGGTCGATCTTGCCCCCGGGGCCATTGATCTTTCCCGCACCCAGGCCGCGCTTCTTCTCGATCAGCAGGATCTCGCCGTCGCGGATCACGAACATCAGGGTCGCGTGAACCGGCGCACTCCAGCTTGCCCAGTCGATCGGTGAGTCATCCATCGGCACGCAGGGTTTCAAGCACGACCGGTGCCCGACCGCACGCTCATTCGGAAGCCGCGGCGTAGGCCTCGACGCTGTCGCAGGTGCAGACGAGGTTCCGGTCACCTGCCACGTTGTCGACGCGACCGACCGCCGGCCAGAACTTGTGTCGGCGCAGGGCCGCCAGCGGATAGGCGGCCTGCTCGCGGGTGTAGGAATGACTCCAGTCATCCGCACAAACATCTTCGGCCGGATGAGGGGCGTTCTTGAGAACGTTGTCGGTCGGGTCCGCTTCACCATTGGCGACGGCCATGATTTCGCCCTGAATCGAGATCAGCGAATCGCAGAAGCGGTCGAGTTCAGCCTTCGACTCCGATTCGGTCGGTTCGATCATCAGCGTCCCGGCAACCGGCCAGCTCATCGTCGGGGAGTGATAGCCGTAGTCCATGAGGCGCTTGGCGACATCCTCGACGGTGATACCGCTTTTGGCGGACAGACCACGCAGATCGATGATGCACTCGTGCGCGACGAGGCCTTTGTTGCCGGTGTAGAGAATCGGATAGAATGGAGCGAGACGCCGGGCCATGTAGTTGGCATTGAGAATCGCGACCTTGGTCGCCTCCGTCAGTCCTTCCGCACCCATCATGGCGATGTACATCCAGGAAATGGTGTTGATGGAAGCACTACCCCACGGAGCGGAACACACGACGCCCGCGGTGTCCCCCAGTTCCGAATGACCCGGGAGGAAGGGAACCAATTGCTCGGCAACACCGATCGGACCGACACCCGGGCCGCCACCGCCGTGTGGAATGCAGAAGGTCTTGTGCAGGTTCAGGTGGCACACATCAGCACCGATACGACCGGGACTCGTGAGTCCGACCTGGGCGTTCATGTTCGCGCCGTCCATGTAGACCTGCCCGCCCGCGCTGTGAATCCGCTCGCAGATGTCCACGATGGTGTCTTCGAACACGCCGTGCGTCGAAGGGTAGGTCACCATCAGGGCCGAAAGCCGATCGGCGTGTTCGTCGATTTTGGACTGGAGATCGGCCACGTCGATATTGCCGGCGTCGTCACAGGCAACGCCAACCACCCGCATGCCAGCCATCACGGCCGACGCCGGATTGGTGCCGTGGGCCGACAAAGGAATGAGACAGACGTCGCGATCCGCATCACCCCTTGATTCATGATAGCGACGGATCGCCAGCAACCCGGCATACTCCCCTTGGGAACCGGCATTCGGCTGGAGAGACACTGCTGCAAAACCGGTGATCTCAGCGAGCCATGCTTCGAGTTGGGAAAGCATTTCCCGATATCCCGCGCTCTGGCCGGCGGGAACAAAAGGATGCAGGTTCGCCACCTCATTCCAGCTCAGCGGCATCATCTCGGACGTCGCGTTGAGTTTCATCGTGCACGAACCGAGGGGGATCATCGATTCGTTGAGCGCGAGATCCTTCGACTCGAGACGCTTCAGGTATCGAAGCATCTCGGTCTCGGTGTGATACGAGTTGAAGACCTTTTGCTTGAGAAACTCCGACTCACGACGGAGCGAGGTCGGAATCCAGCCAGTCTCGCCCTCTTCAGACATTGCCGCACCGAAGAACTTGCAGACCCTTTCGACATCATCGGGACCGCAGGTTTCATCGAGGGTGATCCCGACATGATCCGCATCGATCTCCCGCAGATTGAATCCACTCCCAACTGCCTTGTCGCATAGCTGGGATGCTTCGCCTTGCACGTTCACCACGACCGTGTCGAAGCCCTCGTCAGCCAGCACCTTGACCCCACCGGCCTTCAACGAACCGGCAAGCCGACCCGCCAATCCTGCCACCTTGCCCGCAATCGCAACCAACCCCTCGGGGCCATGGTAGACGGCATACATCGACGCCATCACGGCGAGCAGGACCTGTGCGGTGCAGATGTTCGAAGTCGCCTTGTCCCGACGGATGTGCTGCTCCCTCGTTTGAAGGGAGAGACGCAATCCCGGACGACCCTTCGGATCGTTCGAAACGCCGATCAGACGGCCGGGAAGCTTCCGCTTGAGACGGTCGGTGCACGCCATGAATCCGGCATGCGGGCCTCCGAAACCCATCGGCACCCCGAAGCGCTGGCTCGACCCGACACAAATGTCGGCCCCGAACTCACCCGGTGCCTTCAGGACCGTGAGAGCGAGAATGTCAGCTGCGACAATGCTGAGGCCTTTGACTTCCTTCACCTTCGCGAAGAAGGCCGAGTAGTCCTCCACCCTGCCCAAGGTATCGGGATACTGGACGAGGGCCGCGAAGAAGCCTTCGACGGAAGAAGGTTCGAAGGTCCGCCAGTCGCCGACCTCAATCGTGATCCCCAGCGGCTCCGCCCGGGTCCTGACCACATCGATCGTCTGCGGGTGGCAGGCTTCCGAAACGAACATCACCTTCCCTTTCGGAGCGCCGGCAAGCGCGAGACTCATCGCCTCCGCCGCGGCGGTTCCCTCGTCGAGCAGGGACGCGTTCGCGACATCGAGGGCCGTCAGCTCCGTGATGAGGGTTTGGAAATTGAGCAAGGCCTCGAGCCGGCCTTGGGCGATCTCGGCCTGATAGGGTGTATAGGCGGTGTACCAGCCCGGGTTCTCAAGGATGTTCCGTTGAATCACGGTCGGGACCAAGGTCCCGTGATACCCCTGCCCGATGTAGCTGCGGAGCACGGTGTTGCCCGACATGATTCCGCGCAGCTTCTCAAGGGCCCCCGATTCGGAGAGCGCTTCGGGAAGCTCGAGCGGCCTTTCCGAACGGATCCCGGCAGGCACGGCATCGTCGATCAACCGGTCGATCGAGTCATAGCCGACTTCTTCGAGAAGTCCGGAGAGTTCGGAACCTGTGGTGCCAAGGTGGCGGCTGCGGAAGTCGGAGTGCAGAGGCATGTCGGGGTGCTTGAAAATGAAGAGAGCCCGGGGGCAACGCCCGCCGGGACTCGAAAGGGAGTTCGGTCGATCAGCCGATCATCGAGGTGTAGGCGGCGGCATCCATCAGGCCTTCGACCTGTGCCGCGTCCTTGACCTTGAGCTTGAAGATCCAGCCGGCGCCATACGGATCCGTATTCACCAGCGAAGGGTCGCCCTCGACCGCATCATTGACCTCCACGACCTCACCGGACACCGGCGCATAGATATCGCTGGCGGCCTTGACGGATTCGACCACGGCGGTGGGGTCGCCGGCGTCGACCTCGCGACCGACCTCAGGCAGTTCCACGAAAACGACGTCGGTCAGCTCTTCCTGGGCGTGGTCGGAGATTCCCACCGTAGCGGTGTCGCCATCAAGGCGGATCCATTCGTGGGAGCGGTTGTAGCGGAGGTCGTCGGGTACGTTCATCGGTGCGGAACTTATGATTTTTTCGCGGAGGGCTTGTAAAACGGTTTCTTCACGACAACGGCCGGGAACTTGCGGCCCCGCACGTCGATCTGGAGCTCGGTGCCGACTTTCGCCGATTCCCGTGGGAGGTATGCCAAACCGATTCCTTTCCCGAGGCTCGGCGACAGCACCCCGCTGCTCAATTCGCCGAGCAGTTCTCCATCCGCCGAGTGCACGGCGTAGTGGGCGCGGGGAGGCGCTCCTTTTTCGAGGTATTCGATCGCCGCCAGACGCTGGTCGGGTCCGGATTCCTTCTGGCGGGCGAGCACTTCGCGCCCCGTGAAGTCGCCTTTCTCGAGATCGACGAAGAAGCCAAGTCCCGCCTCGACCGGCGTCCGGTCCGGGGCGAGATCATTACCGTTGAGCGGATAGCACATTTCGAGGCGCAGGGTGTCCCGCGCACCAAGACCGCACGGTTTCACGCCGGCATCGACAAACTTGCGGAAGACGGACGCACCCTCCGCGGCGGAGCAGAAGAGTTCAAAGCCGTCCTCACCGGTGTAGCCGGTCCGGCACACGATCACTCCCAATCCGATCTGGGAGATCCCGTTCCGCTCGGGGAGTTCGGCGTCGGGAAAGACCTTGGCAAAGGCAGCCGCAGACTCCGGTCCCTGGACGGCGACGCCGGCCCAATTGTCGCTGTCATCGAGCAGCGTGGTGCCTTCAGCAGCATGGGAAGCGAGCCACTCGCGGTCCTCGTCGATCTTCGACGCGTTCACCACTAGAAAGAATTCCTCATCTCCGAGGCGGTAGATGATCAGGTCATCGATCACGCCTCCCTTCTCGTTCAGCAGAAAGGAATACTGACCCTGCCGATCGGCCAGCTTGGCAACATTGTTTGCCAGCATCCGGTTGAGCCACTCGAGCGCGGCACCTCCACTGACAAAAAACTGCCCCATATGGGAGATGTCGAAAATTCCGGCGGTCGTTCGAACTGCGGAGTGTTCGTCCATGATCGACGAATACATCACCGGCATGTTCCAGCCCGCGAAGGGCACCATACGGCCGCCTAGCTCCAAGTGGACCGATTCGATGGGCGAGCTCTTCAGGGACTCTGACACGCCGGGAACCTGAAAATCAGAGGATCAAAAGTCAAATCCACCCACAGATTGTGCCTATTTTCGACCCACGCGTGGATCATAGACCCGGTCAAACCGGTCGAGATAGCCGGAGATGGGATCATCGCGCTCAACCCGTGGCCGTTCTTCCAACTCCTTCTTGAGCTCGAGGTAGTCATCGAAGCTGCCGCTTAGCTCGTTCGCTTGGGAAATCTCGACGTAGTCCATGTAGTCCCGTGCCCGCAGCGCCCGGCTGGCCATGATTTCCCGCATTTCCGCGAGGTCGGCCAGAGCTTCCGCAGTCGAACCTTTCGCCCCCTTGTCGGCCCAGCTGACCAGCAGTTCCTGATACTCGAAGAGTAGGGGCCGGTAGGAGGGGAAACACCGGTAGCTGAGACGGTTCAAGGCCTCTTGAGCGGGACGAATCACCATGAATCTCTCAGCTTCATCGAGATCCGGCAGATTCTCCAGCGACTCGAAAGACGCGGTGCGGGCAAGTCCTTCACCATCCTCGTACCGGAGAGTCAATGCCGCCGCCAATGCCTTCTCGGATTCGGCAATGCCCATCGAGTCGGTGATCGGAGCATCGGCCAGCTTCGCCAAGGTCAATGCCCACCACTTCACCAAGCTGCGCTCGGACAGGTTCAGCTCGGGAAAGTGGCGCCGCATCAGGATCGGATACTCACCTTCAAAGCGGGCGATCTCGTCGCAGAATCCCGCAAAGGCCTCCTGCCCCCGAGGTTGCTCGAG is part of the Haloferula helveola genome and encodes:
- a CDS encoding beta-ketoacyl synthase N-terminal-like domain-containing protein; the encoded protein is MSTTISGAGCLGALGNSLEDHLDSLRSGRPALRPLSELPDSPAGFDDLTAGWIRPRSLLVHRKWSPSSAAALHVAREAVNAAGWSSDDLAETAVFLGTSRGALAGWLEPWPGRRDFNLLAASNSLASEPAAAVSAELGIRGPWHVVSTGCCAGLDALATAELWIEAGRIERALVIAVDLPLVGPILDAYRRTGLLASGDGPGMRPAEGAAAVCIEKAGAQDLAQLLQCHSISDTEALVSSGRSPHALRKLLHSASTQHGVPALCVAHASGTEQNRSVEREAIESEFGASMPVVEFKSRTGHCIGSSGLLELALAQTGMTTPPLPPGSLVFKIASALGGKHTLAAISLPS
- the gcvP gene encoding aminomethyl-transferring glycine dehydrogenase, coding for MPLHSDFRSRHLGTTGSELSGLLEEVGYDSIDRLIDDAVPAGIRSERPLELPEALSESGALEKLRGIMSGNTVLRSYIGQGYHGTLVPTVIQRNILENPGWYTAYTPYQAEIAQGRLEALLNFQTLITELTALDVANASLLDEGTAAAEAMSLALAGAPKGKVMFVSEACHPQTIDVVRTRAEPLGITIEVGDWRTFEPSSVEGFFAALVQYPDTLGRVEDYSAFFAKVKEVKGLSIVAADILALTVLKAPGEFGADICVGSSQRFGVPMGFGGPHAGFMACTDRLKRKLPGRLIGVSNDPKGRPGLRLSLQTREQHIRRDKATSNICTAQVLLAVMASMYAVYHGPEGLVAIAGKVAGLAGRLAGSLKAGGVKVLADEGFDTVVVNVQGEASQLCDKAVGSGFNLREIDADHVGITLDETCGPDDVERVCKFFGAAMSEEGETGWIPTSLRRESEFLKQKVFNSYHTETEMLRYLKRLESKDLALNESMIPLGSCTMKLNATSEMMPLSWNEVANLHPFVPAGQSAGYREMLSQLEAWLAEITGFAAVSLQPNAGSQGEYAGLLAIRRYHESRGDADRDVCLIPLSAHGTNPASAVMAGMRVVGVACDDAGNIDVADLQSKIDEHADRLSALMVTYPSTHGVFEDTIVDICERIHSAGGQVYMDGANMNAQVGLTSPGRIGADVCHLNLHKTFCIPHGGGGPGVGPIGVAEQLVPFLPGHSELGDTAGVVCSAPWGSASINTISWMYIAMMGAEGLTEATKVAILNANYMARRLAPFYPILYTGNKGLVAHECIIDLRGLSAKSGITVEDVAKRLMDYGYHSPTMSWPVAGTLMIEPTESESKAELDRFCDSLISIQGEIMAVANGEADPTDNVLKNAPHPAEDVCADDWSHSYTREQAAYPLAALRRHKFWPAVGRVDNVAGDRNLVCTCDSVEAYAAASE
- the gcvH gene encoding glycine cleavage system protein GcvH, which encodes MNVPDDLRYNRSHEWIRLDGDTATVGISDHAQEELTDVVFVELPEVGREVDAGDPTAVVESVKAASDIYAPVSGEVVEVNDAVEGDPSLVNTDPYGAGWIFKLKVKDAAQVEGLMDAAAYTSMIG
- a CDS encoding HAD-IB family phosphatase, with amino-acid sequence MNALSIDVSVDDQELRLLRNGEPVRRWPISTAAKGVGFEEGSYRTPTGNFVISDKIGDGADAATIFRSRKPDGAWDGSQLDADLVLSRILWLGGTDPANANTKDRYIYIHGTNHIDDLGHPASCGCVRMSPEAVIELFDLVDIGTRIRIFPKTRPSGKLIFFDCDSTLSSIEGIDELARAGGDEVFRKVESLTNAAMNGEIPIHEVFPKRMEIIRPNRDLCDSVARKYIETETPGVRSFISQLKESGWTPVILSGGFAPLIEPLAKELGIRHIEAVPLYFSTEGEYSGYGSGFPTTRNGGKPEVIEAWKQAMLPERTIMVGDGISDMESKTAVDLFIGYGGVVEREPVRKGADLWITDFNAASPGALDAFEA
- the gcvT gene encoding glycine cleavage system aminomethyltransferase GcvT, with the translated sequence MSESLKSSPIESVHLELGGRMVPFAGWNMPVMYSSIMDEHSAVRTTAGIFDISHMGQFFVSGGAALEWLNRMLANNVAKLADRQGQYSFLLNEKGGVIDDLIIYRLGDEEFFLVVNASKIDEDREWLASHAAEGTTLLDDSDNWAGVAVQGPESAAAFAKVFPDAELPERNGISQIGLGVIVCRTGYTGEDGFELFCSAAEGASVFRKFVDAGVKPCGLGARDTLRLEMCYPLNGNDLAPDRTPVEAGLGFFVDLEKGDFTGREVLARQKESGPDQRLAAIEYLEKGAPPRAHYAVHSADGELLGELSSGVLSPSLGKGIGLAYLPRESAKVGTELQIDVRGRKFPAVVVKKPFYKPSAKKS
- a CDS encoding 8-oxo-dGTP diphosphatase encodes the protein MDDSPIDWASWSAPVHATLMFVIRDGEILLIEKKRGLGAGKINGPGGKIDPGETPLECAVRETEEELGIRVPRARKMGELHFAMSDVPDILCHVYLAGSFEGRPVETPEAVPLWCRLDDIPYDRMWSDDIHWLPLMLDGTTFLGRFVFDGEEVGWFDIETDVFWPSGR